The sequence AAGAGAGTTCAACTCCTTCTCCGAGCGAAGCAAGAAAACCCCCAAGAATACGATCAGCACGATGGAGCCAAATCCAAGTAAGTAGGCCAAAATCGTTCTCCCCATGAAAGAGAAGGAATGATGTCCGTAAAAATCAAGATTTCCTAATATGATCACGAGCAGCACGAATGCGGAGAGATACCCGAATAGGAATAATTTCGGCAGATTCCTTCTCTTGAAGAAGACGGATTGCTGTTTCTTCTTCTCCCGGATCCCTACAGTGCCTGCCTTGATCACGAAAATGGTAAAGCCAACCAAAAAGAAAGTAAAGTGAGAGAAAAGACCTAACAAAGTGCAAGAGACTAAAACTAGAAGATCTAAGACCGTTTCCATCCTAAAGGAAAGGAATAAGAGAAGAAGGAAGGTCAAACTCACCAATTCGCCTAACATATGCAGCGGAACCGCATACGCAAGAGGATTGATCGCAGCAATATAACAGAGAAGATAATGATTTAACTTCCATGTTTCCTTCTCCATTAGATAAGCACAGAGATGAATGGCTAGACTTAAAAAGAATGCGCCAAAGGTAACGTACGCGGTAATATAATTTAAACCCAAAACGGATTTCCAAGCGTACAAAAGCAAATAGGACAAGGGCTCTTGCAAGGAGAAGAAGTTCCCATCCTCGGAAAGAGAGCGAAGTTCCGCTAAAACTCGAAAACTTTCTCCGTTGGAAGGGTCCCCATGCCAGGAGTAAAAGAGAGTCAATAATCCGGTTAGAAACAGCACCGAGAGTAAAATGAGCGCGGGGTTTGCTTTTCTGTTTCTTTCCAAGTCCATTGCGGCGGGATTTTCTCTCCTTCGGATTTCGGAAGCAACGTTAAAAATTTAGGTGAAATTATACCAACACATTTTGAACTAAACTAAGAGTCATATTCCGAGGACAAGAAGATGGATAAAAAAGACCATATCCTGTATGATAAGTCTGGAAACCCGAGCAAAGAACCCGCTTGGATCTTCAGAACCTACGCAGGTCACACCAACGCCAAGGAGTCCAACGAACTCTTTCGTAAAAACCTGGCAAAAGGCCAAACAGGCTTATCCATCGCTTTCGACCTACCTACTCAGTGCGGATACAGCTCCGACCACGCGATCGCAAGACCGGAGATCGGAAAAGTAGGAGTTCCTATCAATACTCTCGAAGACTTCCGGATCCTATTTGACCAGATCCCGATCGAGGAGATGAACACCTCGATGACCATCAATGGCACTTCTATGTGGCTTCTTTCCCTGTATGTGGCCTTGGCCGAAGAAAGAGGAGAAGACGTCTCCAAGCTGCAGGGCACGACCCAAAACGACATAATCAAAGAATACTTGGCGAGAGGGACCTATATCTTCCCGCCGGAACATTCTATCCGGATCATCGTGGACATGTACGAATACTGTCTGAAGAGAATTCCAAAGTGGAACCCATCCAATATTTGCTCGTACCACTTGCAAGAAGCAGGAGCGACTCCTGTGCAGGAGCTTGCTTTCGCGCTAGCAACCGGGATGGCCATTCTAGACGCAGTTAAAGACAGGAATTGCTTCACTCACGACGAATTCGAGCAGTGTGTTGGTAGGATCTCCTTCTTCGTAAACGCAGGAATTCGTTTCATCGAGGAAATGTGCAAGATGCGTGCCTTCTCCGATATGTGGGAAGAGATCACAAAAGGAATTTATGAGGTCAAAAGCGAGAAGTACCGACGTTTCCGTTACGGCGTGCAAGTAAACTCTCTTGGTTTGACCGAAGAGCAACCGGAGAACAACGCTTGGAGGATCCTGATCGAGGCTCTGGGCGTTACTCTGAGCCGGGACGCAAGATGCCGTGCCCTCCAACTTCCTGCTTGGAACGAGGCACTTTCCCTTCCTCGCCCTTGGGACCAACAGTGGTCTCTCCGTTTGCAGCAAGTTCTCGCGTATGAAACCGATCTTCTAGAATATCCGGACCTTTTCGAAGGCTCCAAAGTAGTAGAGAGCAAAGTCAGAGATCTGATCGACAATGCGAACAAAGAGATCGCAAAGATCAAGGAAATGGGCGGAGCGATCAAGGCGATCGAGAACGGATACATGAAGGCTCAGCTTGTGAAATCCCAAGCGGAGAGATTGGCTAAGATCAATAACGACGAACTCATTATCGTGGGCAAGAATAAGTGGAAGGAAGGAATTCCCTCTCCTCTTACAAACGATCCTGACGGTGGTATCTTTAAAGTAGATCCTAAATCTGCAGAACAAACTTTGAAAGTTCTCGCGGACGTTAAAGCAAAGAGAGATTCTAAGAAAGTAGAAGAGACGCTCGCTCGTTTGGAAGACGATGCTCGAAACGGAAAGAACTTAATGTTTGCTTCCGTAGAATGCGCTAAAGCCCTTGTGACTACCGGAGAATGGTCGGACACTCTGCGCAAAGTATTCGGAGAATATCGTCCTTCTACAGGTGTGGAAGGTCAAAAACTGAATCTGGAATCGGAAAAGGTAGTCGGCGTCCGCGCCAAAGTGGAGAAGTTCCTAAAAAGCACAGGTGCCAGACCTAAGATCGTAGTCGGTAAACCTGGGTTAGACGGCCATTCTAACGGAGCAGAGATGATCGCAGTTTCCGCAAAGCATGCCGGATTCGACGTGATCTATTCCGGAATTCGCTTAACCCCAGAAGAGATCGTTCAATCAGCGGTAGAAGAGAACGCAAACGTGATCGGAGTTTCCATCCTTTCCGGCTCTCATGTAGAACTCGCAGAGCAGATCTTCGCAGAACTGAAACATTATAAGGCGGATATTCCGGTGGTTTTCGGAGGAATTATTCCTCAACCTGACTTCGATAAGCTTCACAAGATAGGCGTGAAGGCGATCTTTACTCCTAAAGATTACGATTTGATGGATGTGATGGATCGGATCATCGATATCGTTTCCCAGGTTCCAGCCTCAGTCTAAGGCATGACCGTTCGGTTTGCGGCAAACGAACTCAAAGAACTGATCTCCGAAGCGGCCCAGGGGGAGAAATACCCTCTGGCGAAACTGATCAGCGAATTAGAAAGACCGGATTCATTCGAATTTCGTAAAGTTTTATTCAAAGAGTTAGAAAGCTCGGGTTTTAATGGAGATAGATCTGTTACTATCGGATTTACCGGAACTCCCGGAGCAGGAAAATCCTCTCTCTTAGGTGAGATCTCTACCAATTTTCTACAAACAGCCCCAGACAAAAAAATGGCGGTGGTTGCCATCGATCCTTCCAGTCATGTCAGTGGAGGTTCTCTATTAGGAGATAGAACGAGACTCTCTCTACCAGTAAGGGAAAAGAGGATCTTTTTCAGATCCCAACCTAGTCAATTAGAGCTAGGCGGCCTAAATCCATACACATATCATGTAATACGGCTACTTCGTTGCTTTTTCGATCTGATCTTCGTGGAAACGGTAGGGATCGGCCAAAACGAGATCGAAGTTTCCAAACTGGCGGATCTTTCCTTTTTAGTGATGGTCCCTTTGGGCGGAGATCAGATCCAGTTCATGAAAAGCGGGATCATGGAAGTCCCGGACGCATTTATATTAAATAAATGTGATGAAGAAAATCTCGCCAGAGCAAGTTATCACACTCTTTCTACCACTCTTGAGTTCTTAAGAGATATAGTCCCTGGAGGAAGCATCCCTCCTATTTTCCTAACGAGCGTAAAGACAAAGAAAGGGATCCGAGAATTATTGGATTTCATTTTGGCCCAAAAGCCCGCAAAGCACCGAAAGTCGGAACTTCTTCTTCAATTGGCCAAATGGGTCAAATCCGAATTTGGGAATTTCGGCCTTTCCGTTCTAAAGGAGATGAACCTCTCGGAAAAACAAACTTTTGAGGATTGGGAACTCTTTGTATTGAAAGAAATTCAAAAAAAATTTAAATAGTCCGAAATGCTTACAAGCAATCTTTCCATATCATTTTTTCGTATATTATTTCTGATTGGGATCGCTCTTCTTTCTTCATCCATTACAAATCAAGTTGTCTCGAATTGGGAAAAGCCTCTTTCCTGGATCGGTTTCTTTCTCGGATCTGCATTATGTATTTCGTATATTTTAAAATCTCATTTCGAACGAAAGATAGATCTCGTCTTTGCCTTTAAAATCATAATCTCTGGATTAACGGGAACCTATATTGCTATATACATGCTTCCGCCAGTGATAAATGCGGATCTAGTTTCTTCTTATAAGAAAGTTTATTTGTCGTCCTTGATACTTTTTTCTCTCTTTATCGGTTATCGGCAGACTACGAGTTGGAAGAATCTCTGGAAATCGATGGCTAAAGCGAGCGCCCGCCATAGCTTCTTCTTAATTTTCTTACCATTCTTCGCAATTTCTACGTATACCGATCTTCTTTTTACAGTGGGGGACTCTAATCCGGCAAAATTACTTCCCTTTAGCATCGAGAAAGAAGGAAATCTAGAGTTATCAGAGTTCTTTACTAATTTTGAACAAACTCCCTCGGAAACCTTTAAATCCGATAATAATACCTTAATGACAGCCACTCTATTGCCTTCCGGTAATTACATTAGGCATCCTTTTTTCTTAGTCTATAAAGAAGGTCGAACCTTAAGTGCATTTCCCCTTCTGCCAGGTCTATATAACACTGTAGTATATTTTTCTTTGAGATGCGTTGGAGTTGATATCAAAGTTCCAGACAAAATTGATTTTGCCGCCAACGGATTAAAATATCATACCGAGACCGACTTTTTATATTTAGAAAAGTTCTCTGCTTCCATTCTGTTCGCATTTTCATCGGTATTGTTTTTTAAGTTTGTGAATCGTTTCGTTTCCGCACGCACAGCATTACTGACGACAATATTATATTCCTTCGGGACGACACACTTCTCCCAATCGTCGCAGACACTTTGGCAACATGGATTTGTCGAACTTCTAGTAATTCTTTCTATGACACTTCTTTTCTCAAGGGATACTTCATTCTTGAGAAAATATCTCTCACTCGGGATCGTCCTTGGTACTTTTTATTTCATAAGACCCCCTTCCATATTTCTTGGTTTTGGCTTCGGCATTGCATTTTTATTCGATCTAAAAACTACTTCAGAATCAAAAAGCCGGGTTAGCAAATTTGTTTCCTTTACTACTGGATTTTTACTAATCAATTTACTTTTAGGATCCATTAATTATTTCGAATATGGAAATATTACTGGTGGATATCAGCTAATGACCAAGGCTTACGAAATAATCAGAAAAACCGATTATTTCACAAGTTCATTCGTAGAGGGATGTTTGGGATTACTTTTTAGTCCCGGCTTTGGACTCTTTATCTATTCTCCGTTTATCGCATTCTCCTTCTTTGGCTTTACCTTTTGGAAAAAGAAAATCAGCATTCTGCTTATCCCGATGGGGATTGCGACCCTTGCCTACCTTCCTATATTTTCCAAATATTTCACTTGGTGGGGAGGGAATTCTTACGGGGCAAGATTCTTAACAGATCTGATGCCTTTACTCACCGTATTCATTTTCCCTTTTATCACAAGATCATATAAACAACCTGTTTTCCGAACTTTGTTCTATGTAGTTGCAATCGTATCGATTTGGGCGAATACCTCGGCAGTCTTTTCAGATGGGCCATATAAGAAATGGAGCGCCTGCTACCATCTTCCTACAGAAGCTAAGATTTGGGATTGGAAGAATGTACGTTATACATATCCATTAAAAAGATACTACCCCCTAATAACAGGGCAGATCGACTTTGAACCGCTTTACGAATGCCATGCTGGATCTTTCCGAGGATTTATTAAGGGAAGATATGCATTTCAATTCGATGAAACAAACTTGCTTCCTTTAACGGAGAAAATCAGTCCGGATACTGCTCTGGAATTGAGCTCAGGCAACTATTGTTTAGGAACATTTTTAGGTTCCGAAAAAGAGACCCACAATTCAGGACAATTACAAATAATTATTAGTCAAGGTAAGGACACAATCTTCAATCAAATTGTTGGCCCTGAACCGATAAGTAGCCAATACGAACCTTCCGTATCAGAAGTATATATCCCAAAAACGTCTAAAACTAGAATATCACTATTAAAAACTGGCAAAGGCCCGATTATTTTCGGGGGGATACGACTTAAGAAAGCACCCTGCAAAGAACTACTATTAAAAAGGGAAGAGAGTCGACCCACAACTCTTTTGGAATTCCCGAAAAACTAAGTTTAGATCTTGGATTCAATAAGGAAGATCCAAAGTTATAGCGCATAAGTAATATTTCGGTTTGTCAATATTTAGACGAAGAGATCGCAGTTCCCACAATATAGAATAAATTATTGATTGATTAGAAAGGATTATTTTGTCCAATCATTGGATGAAATCCCCTGCCCGCTTATTCTTCTTAACTACATCTCTCTTATTTTCTTTTGGCTCCGCATTCTCCGAAGAGACCAAGTTCGTTCATCCGACGAATGCCATTGGCGGTACATTCTCCGGGATCAAAAAAAGAGCGGAGCTTCCCTCACCTACTGTTTCCGGCGCCGGCCTAAAAGCGGTGGCAATCGTTGGCGAAGTGGACGGTAGTGACGGCCTCAAAACTAGAGAATATATGAACAATATCAAGGGACTCGTAAAAGTCCTAAAAGACAGAGGGGTTTCTGTTAGCGAGTTCTATCCCCCGAACAATCCTTGGTCGGCGATCAAAGAAGCATCACAAAATGCGAATATAGTTCTCTATGCCGGACATGGGGTTGGGACGAACCTGGACCAACCTCCCTATGACCAAAAATCGGTCGGCGGATTTTATTTAGGGAAGGAATTCGTTTCTAATGAACAAATTTCTTCCGGCCTTAAACCCGCACCCGGAGCGATTGTTCTATTTTTAGGCGCATGTTTTACTGCTGGAAATATGGCCTACGATATGGGTATGATTCGGGACGAAGAGACTACAAAAAGGATCTCTATGTATTCTTCTCCTTTTTTGGAGACAGGGTTCAAAGGCTATTATGCTACTTGGGCGCCTTGGACGGCTCAAACTATCCTAGCATTATTGTTTACTAATAAAACGTACGGAGACATCTATTTCAGCCAAACGAATCCCCAAGAAGTAACTAAGATTGCTCATCCTCGATCTTCGGGATCTTCATTGTACTATCATATTAAGCCGCCTGCTGCCAATCCCATCTATGACTATGCGTTTGCAGGAGATCCTTCAAATGTTTTGAGATCGGAAAACTCGAACACGAATACGGAGACTACAATTTCGGAGGAAGAAAGACTGAAGCAAAACCGTATTCTGATCTCGAGCTTATACGATAAGAATGAGAACAAATCCTTGGAATCCTTAGAAAAGGGTGCAGATCCAAATGCGGACTATCTGGGATGGAAGCCGATCCATCTGGCAATCGTATTCGATCTTCCCAACGTAGTGAAGGAACTCGTTCGCAAAAAGGCTTCTATCAATGCGCAGGCAGAAGGTTATACGCCTCTGTCCATGGCGATCGCTTATGAGCGTAAAGAGATCGCAGAGATCCTGGAAAAAGAAGGGGGGACCAGGAGCAGGGCCGCATTTAAAAAGCCGAATATTCCGACCTTAAAAAAGTAAGATCGGGGTGATTTGCCTTGTCCCCTAAGGCATAGGCATTCTGAAAATTCCTCCGAAATCACGGTTCCTTTTCGTCGGATTCTCTTAGCAAGAGCTCCTAGGCCAGGAAGAAGCGGCTATTTCGAGGGAATTCTTCTTTCTTCTCCCGAAATTTTCTATAGAGGGGAATCTTTTTTGCAACAATTCCCCCTGGAAGAGCTCGAAACCAGTAGAAAGAAAAAGGAGCCCTTCATGGCAATCATTCTTAGTTTTTTTGCGGCACACTGGATCTTAGCCGCTTTCGTTCAGTCTTTTTATCTACATCGTTATTCCGCTCACCAGATGTTCAAGTTGAACCGTTTTTGGGAAAAGTTCTTCTACTTCTTCACTTTCTTCGTGCAAGGATCTTCTTTCCTAAATCCTAGAGCTTACGCAATTCTTCATAGACAACACCATGCTTACAGTGATACGGAAAAGGATCCCCATTCTCCTGTAGCTTCCAAAGGATTCTTTGATATGATGTGGACCACTGCAGTGGTCTATGAGAACATTCTGGATCGCAAAGCCGAAGTTGAGAAGGAATTCAAAGGAAATTATCCTGAGATCCCTTGGTTCGATCGTTTTGCAGACGCTTGGTTCGTTCGTTTATTCTTCGGAACTGGTTACACTCTCTTCTATATGGCTTTCGTTCCTGCGGATGCACATTGGTTATATGCTCTTCTGCCAATCCATTATCTGATGGGACCTGTTCATGGAGCAGTCGTTAACTGGTGTGGTCACATGTATGGATATCGCAACCATGCTAAGAATCCGGATAATTCCAAAAATACTTTACCTGTGGACTTCTTGATCATGGGGGAATTATACCAAAACAATCACCACGCTCACCCGAACTCTCCTAACTTTGCGTTCCGTTGGTTCGAATTGGATCTAACCTACCAAGTGATGAGAATCCTTCATTTCATGGGAATTATCACGATCCAAAGAGCAGTTTGGACGGAAAAAGGTAGAAAAGAAGTTAGAGGAACAGCTCCTTCTCCTC is a genomic window of Leptospira langatensis containing:
- a CDS encoding protein kinase, with the protein product MTVRFAANELKELISEAAQGEKYPLAKLISELERPDSFEFRKVLFKELESSGFNGDRSVTIGFTGTPGAGKSSLLGEISTNFLQTAPDKKMAVVAIDPSSHVSGGSLLGDRTRLSLPVREKRIFFRSQPSQLELGGLNPYTYHVIRLLRCFFDLIFVETVGIGQNEIEVSKLADLSFLVMVPLGGDQIQFMKSGIMEVPDAFILNKCDEENLARASYHTLSTTLEFLRDIVPGGSIPPIFLTSVKTKKGIRELLDFILAQKPAKHRKSELLLQLAKWVKSEFGNFGLSVLKEMNLSEKQTFEDWELFVLKEIQKKFK
- a CDS encoding protein meaA, translating into MDKKDHILYDKSGNPSKEPAWIFRTYAGHTNAKESNELFRKNLAKGQTGLSIAFDLPTQCGYSSDHAIARPEIGKVGVPINTLEDFRILFDQIPIEEMNTSMTINGTSMWLLSLYVALAEERGEDVSKLQGTTQNDIIKEYLARGTYIFPPEHSIRIIVDMYEYCLKRIPKWNPSNICSYHLQEAGATPVQELAFALATGMAILDAVKDRNCFTHDEFEQCVGRISFFVNAGIRFIEEMCKMRAFSDMWEEITKGIYEVKSEKYRRFRYGVQVNSLGLTEEQPENNAWRILIEALGVTLSRDARCRALQLPAWNEALSLPRPWDQQWSLRLQQVLAYETDLLEYPDLFEGSKVVESKVRDLIDNANKEIAKIKEMGGAIKAIENGYMKAQLVKSQAERLAKINNDELIIVGKNKWKEGIPSPLTNDPDGGIFKVDPKSAEQTLKVLADVKAKRDSKKVEETLARLEDDARNGKNLMFASVECAKALVTTGEWSDTLRKVFGEYRPSTGVEGQKLNLESEKVVGVRAKVEKFLKSTGARPKIVVGKPGLDGHSNGAEMIAVSAKHAGFDVIYSGIRLTPEEIVQSAVEENANVIGVSILSGSHVELAEQIFAELKHYKADIPVVFGGIIPQPDFDKLHKIGVKAIFTPKDYDLMDVMDRIIDIVSQVPASV
- a CDS encoding acyl-CoA desaturase — its product is MAIILSFFAAHWILAAFVQSFYLHRYSAHQMFKLNRFWEKFFYFFTFFVQGSSFLNPRAYAILHRQHHAYSDTEKDPHSPVASKGFFDMMWTTAVVYENILDRKAEVEKEFKGNYPEIPWFDRFADAWFVRLFFGTGYTLFYMAFVPADAHWLYALLPIHYLMGPVHGAVVNWCGHMYGYRNHAKNPDNSKNTLPVDFLIMGELYQNNHHAHPNSPNFAFRWFELDLTYQVMRILHFMGIITIQRAVWTEKGRKEVRGTAPSPLADVA
- a CDS encoding ankyrin repeat domain-containing protein — its product is MSNHWMKSPARLFFLTTSLLFSFGSAFSEETKFVHPTNAIGGTFSGIKKRAELPSPTVSGAGLKAVAIVGEVDGSDGLKTREYMNNIKGLVKVLKDRGVSVSEFYPPNNPWSAIKEASQNANIVLYAGHGVGTNLDQPPYDQKSVGGFYLGKEFVSNEQISSGLKPAPGAIVLFLGACFTAGNMAYDMGMIRDEETTKRISMYSSPFLETGFKGYYATWAPWTAQTILALLFTNKTYGDIYFSQTNPQEVTKIAHPRSSGSSLYYHIKPPAANPIYDYAFAGDPSNVLRSENSNTNTETTISEEERLKQNRILISSLYDKNENKSLESLEKGADPNADYLGWKPIHLAIVFDLPNVVKELVRKKASINAQAEGYTPLSMAIAYERKEIAEILEKEGGTRSRAAFKKPNIPTLKK
- a CDS encoding dolichyl-phosphate-mannose--protein mannosyltransferase, whose translation is MAKASARHSFFLIFLPFFAISTYTDLLFTVGDSNPAKLLPFSIEKEGNLELSEFFTNFEQTPSETFKSDNNTLMTATLLPSGNYIRHPFFLVYKEGRTLSAFPLLPGLYNTVVYFSLRCVGVDIKVPDKIDFAANGLKYHTETDFLYLEKFSASILFAFSSVLFFKFVNRFVSARTALLTTILYSFGTTHFSQSSQTLWQHGFVELLVILSMTLLFSRDTSFLRKYLSLGIVLGTFYFIRPPSIFLGFGFGIAFLFDLKTTSESKSRVSKFVSFTTGFLLINLLLGSINYFEYGNITGGYQLMTKAYEIIRKTDYFTSSFVEGCLGLLFSPGFGLFIYSPFIAFSFFGFTFWKKKISILLIPMGIATLAYLPIFSKYFTWWGGNSYGARFLTDLMPLLTVFIFPFITRSYKQPVFRTLFYVVAIVSIWANTSAVFSDGPYKKWSACYHLPTEAKIWDWKNVRYTYPLKRYYPLITGQIDFEPLYECHAGSFRGFIKGRYAFQFDETNLLPLTEKISPDTALELSSGNYCLGTFLGSEKETHNSGQLQIIISQGKDTIFNQIVGPEPISSQYEPSVSEVYIPKTSKTRISLLKTGKGPIIFGGIRLKKAPCKELLLKREESRPTTLLEFPKN